A genomic segment from Spongiibacter sp. IMCC21906 encodes:
- the hflK gene encoding FtsH protease activity modulator HflK translates to MAWNEPGGGNNGKDPWGGKDQGPPDLDEALKKLQDRLSKLFGGKGSGGNSGKSGGDFQVGSSTLIAVAVLAVIIWGLFGFYQIDQQERAVVLRLGVYHATVMPGLRWNPPLVDEVQKINVTKVRSAHSRGQMLTEDENIVDVALSVQYTVNDPANFVLKVKSPELSLEHALESALRHVVGSSKMDQVITEGREEIAVATQMRLQAYLDTYQSGILVAKVNIEDAQAPSQVQDAFDDVTRAKEDRERLKNEAEAYANGIIPEARGAAQRQLEEAQAYQEQVIAEAEGEAQRFTQLLTEYKKAPEVTRERLYIDALQDFYSNSSKVMVDVDGGSNMMYLPLDKLMDKSSVKRTGSSQDVDIRELTDKVVEQLRRDSQSTRREGR, encoded by the coding sequence ATGGCCTGGAATGAGCCGGGTGGTGGTAATAACGGTAAAGATCCTTGGGGAGGAAAAGACCAGGGGCCGCCAGATCTCGACGAGGCGCTGAAGAAACTACAAGACCGTTTGAGCAAGCTGTTTGGCGGCAAAGGTAGTGGTGGAAACAGCGGTAAAAGTGGCGGCGATTTTCAGGTTGGCAGTAGCACGCTGATTGCGGTTGCTGTTTTGGCTGTGATTATCTGGGGGCTGTTTGGTTTTTATCAGATAGATCAGCAGGAGCGAGCAGTCGTGTTGCGCTTAGGGGTGTATCACGCGACGGTTATGCCGGGCTTACGCTGGAATCCGCCGTTGGTTGATGAAGTCCAGAAAATCAACGTTACCAAGGTGCGTTCGGCGCACAGCCGCGGACAAATGCTGACCGAAGACGAAAATATTGTCGACGTTGCTTTGTCGGTGCAATACACCGTTAACGATCCGGCAAATTTTGTGCTGAAAGTAAAAAGCCCTGAACTGAGCTTGGAGCACGCCCTAGAAAGTGCGCTGCGGCATGTTGTTGGTAGCTCCAAAATGGATCAGGTTATTACTGAAGGCAGGGAAGAAATTGCGGTAGCCACTCAAATGCGGTTGCAAGCCTACCTGGATACTTACCAAAGCGGTATTTTGGTGGCCAAGGTGAATATTGAAGATGCTCAGGCGCCCTCTCAGGTGCAGGACGCATTCGATGATGTGACTCGCGCTAAAGAAGATCGGGAACGTTTGAAAAACGAAGCCGAAGCGTATGCCAACGGCATTATTCCTGAAGCTCGCGGTGCAGCCCAGCGTCAGCTGGAAGAAGCCCAGGCGTATCAGGAGCAGGTGATTGCCGAGGCAGAAGGTGAAGCTCAGCGTTTTACTCAGTTATTAACGGAGTATAAAAAGGCCCCTGAAGTAACCCGGGAGCGCTTGTACATTGACGCGCTACAAGACTTTTACAGCAACTCGTCAAAGGTCATGGTAGATGTGGATGGCGGCAGCAATATGATGTATCTGCCGTTAGATAAGTTGATGGATAAGAGCAGTGTTAAGCGGACTGGCAGCAGTCAAGATGTTGATATTCGCGAACTGACTGACAAAGTGGTAGAGCAACTTCGTCGGGATAGTCAAAGCACTCGTCGGGAGGGTCGCTAA
- a CDS encoding ATP phosphoribosyltransferase regulatory subunit, which produces MTSVDRWLLPDGVEELLPAQAAQVEDLRRRLLDLYHSWGYELVIPPMLEYTESLLVGLGSDIDLLTFRVTDQLTGRMMGLRADITPQAARIDAHSLNREGPVRLCYAGSVLHTKPKKPLVSRSPIQLGAELYGDNSPASDLEIVCLMLETLHVAGLDGITLDSGHVGVYRAVVEAAGLDDVQEQRYFDILQRKAVTELNDFVAGLNTDNTAAKYLLALNSLHGGADVLSRGRELFADIPAAVAAIDSLTQLSRALMARFPNLQFYFDLAELRGYHYHTGLVFSALVREHGQALASGGRYDDIGQVFGRARPATGFSIDLKALLGLLAPATPAPAIYAAFNESPEHWQFVQQLREQGEQVIAGLPGEAVAGNCDRQVVYKDDKWAVVPLSSN; this is translated from the coding sequence ATGACTTCGGTAGACCGCTGGTTACTCCCCGATGGTGTTGAAGAACTTCTGCCCGCCCAAGCTGCGCAGGTGGAAGATTTACGTCGCCGTCTATTGGACCTTTATCATAGCTGGGGCTATGAATTGGTGATTCCGCCTATGCTGGAATACACCGAATCATTGTTAGTCGGGCTGGGCAGTGATATTGATTTACTGACTTTTCGGGTCACCGATCAACTCACCGGTCGAATGATGGGCTTGCGGGCAGATATCACTCCCCAAGCAGCAAGAATAGATGCCCACAGTTTGAATCGCGAAGGCCCAGTACGATTGTGCTATGCCGGTAGTGTTTTGCATACTAAGCCTAAAAAACCGCTGGTCTCCCGTTCGCCTATCCAATTGGGGGCAGAACTATACGGGGATAATAGCCCGGCCAGTGACTTAGAAATTGTCTGTTTAATGCTGGAAACCCTGCACGTGGCGGGGCTGGATGGCATTACCTTGGACAGCGGTCATGTCGGCGTGTATCGGGCGGTGGTTGAGGCGGCTGGGCTTGATGATGTTCAAGAACAACGTTATTTCGATATTTTGCAACGCAAAGCGGTGACTGAGTTAAACGATTTTGTAGCGGGCTTAAACACAGATAATACGGCTGCCAAGTATTTGCTGGCATTGAATAGCCTGCATGGCGGGGCAGATGTCTTAAGTCGTGGCCGCGAGCTGTTCGCGGATATTCCTGCGGCTGTGGCGGCTATTGATTCTTTGACGCAATTGTCGCGGGCACTGATGGCACGGTTTCCAAACTTGCAGTTCTACTTTGATCTTGCCGAGTTGCGTGGTTACCACTATCACACCGGGCTGGTGTTTTCTGCGCTGGTGCGCGAGCACGGCCAGGCATTGGCCTCAGGTGGCCGCTACGACGATATTGGTCAGGTGTTTGGCCGGGCGCGCCCGGCAACCGGGTTTAGTATCGATCTAAAAGCATTACTGGGGTTGTTAGCTCCTGCAACACCGGCACCGGCAATTTATGCCGCTTTTAACGAGTCGCCGGAACATTGGCAGTTTGTTCAGCAATTGCGAGAGCAGGGCGAGCAGGTTATTGCTGGGCTTCCTGGTGAAGCGGTTGCCGGTAATTGTGATCGTCAGGTCGTTTACAAGGATGACAAGTGGGCTGTTGTGCCCTTGTCGTCTAATTAA
- the hflC gene encoding protease modulator HflC, translating into MDSRSFTIVIVLVGAIVLGFNSLFIVKQTERAVMLKFGEVVNPNVPPGLHFKAPFMNVVRKFERRILTLDAPTQRFLTVEKKPLDVDFYAKWRVTDTQKFYTATNGEEIRADALLAQRINTGLRNKFGERTFHEVVSGERDLLMTDLTRDLNTITVSEFGIELVDVRVKRIDLPAQVSQSVFDRMKSEREREAREHRSTGRELAEKIRATADRQRTIISANAYRDAQIIRGEGDAQASRTYAAAYNANPEFYAFVRSLRAYKAAFNSDGDMLVLDSDSEFFRYLKQGNLKR; encoded by the coding sequence ATGGATAGCCGTAGTTTTACCATTGTGATCGTGTTGGTTGGCGCCATTGTTTTGGGCTTCAACTCGCTGTTTATCGTTAAGCAAACTGAGCGAGCGGTAATGCTCAAGTTTGGTGAGGTGGTTAACCCCAATGTGCCACCCGGCTTACATTTTAAAGCCCCGTTTATGAACGTAGTGCGAAAGTTTGAGCGCCGCATTCTGACGTTGGACGCGCCGACTCAGCGTTTTCTAACGGTTGAGAAGAAGCCCTTGGACGTGGATTTTTATGCCAAGTGGCGGGTCACCGACACCCAAAAATTCTACACCGCGACTAACGGTGAAGAGATTCGTGCCGATGCCTTGCTGGCTCAGCGTATTAATACCGGGTTGCGGAACAAGTTTGGTGAACGGACCTTCCATGAGGTGGTGTCTGGTGAGCGGGATTTGTTGATGACGGATCTGACCCGTGATCTCAATACCATTACGGTGAGTGAGTTTGGTATCGAGCTTGTTGATGTGCGGGTGAAGCGCATTGACTTGCCTGCTCAGGTTAGCCAGTCAGTCTTTGACCGGATGAAGTCTGAGCGAGAGCGGGAAGCCAGAGAGCATCGTTCTACAGGGCGTGAATTGGCTGAGAAAATTCGCGCGACTGCGGATCGTCAGCGCACCATTATTTCTGCCAATGCCTACCGAGATGCGCAGATTATTCGTGGTGAAGGTGATGCCCAGGCCTCGCGGACCTATGCCGCTGCTTATAATGCCAACCCCGAGTTTTATGCCTTTGTTCGCAGTCTGCGGGCTTATAAAGCTGCCTTTAACAGCGACGGCGATATGCTGGTGTTAGATTCAGATAGCGAGTTTTTTCGTTACTTGAAGCAAGGTAATCTTAAGCGCTAG
- a CDS encoding DUF2065 family protein — MWQELAVAFSLVLVLEGLAPFICPERWRLWVYRLADMESKQVRWVGLLSMISGLVLLTWLR, encoded by the coding sequence ATGTGGCAGGAACTCGCCGTAGCCTTCAGTTTAGTGCTGGTTTTAGAGGGGCTTGCTCCTTTTATTTGTCCTGAGCGCTGGCGTTTATGGGTATACCGGCTAGCCGATATGGAGAGTAAGCAGGTGCGTTGGGTGGGCTTGCTGAGCATGATATCTGGGCTTGTTCTACTTACGTGGCTGCGTTAG